From Nicotiana tabacum cultivar K326 chromosome 15, ASM71507v2, whole genome shotgun sequence, the proteins below share one genomic window:
- the LOC107816507 gene encoding hydroxymethylglutaryl-CoA synthase — protein sequence MAPPQQKNVGILAMEIYFPPTCIQQEVLEAHDGASKGKYTIGLGQDCMGFCTEVEDVISMSLTAVNSLLEKYAVDPKQVGRLEVGSETVIDKSKSIKTFLMQIFEKCGNSDIEGVDSTNACYGGTAALFNCVNWVESSSWDGRYGLVVCTDSAVYAEGPARPTGGAAAVAMLIGPDAPIVFESKIRASHMAHVYDFYKPILDSEYPVVDGKLSQTCYLMALDACYKSVCNKYEKLESKQFSIADAAYFVFHSPYNKLVQKSFARLLFNDFLRNACSIDESAKEKLAPFLSLSGDESYQSRDLEKTSQQVAKPFYDEKVQPTTLIPKQVGNMYTASLYAAFASLLHNKHNTLAGQRVMLFSYGSGSTATMFSLKLNEGQHPFSLSNIASAMNVAEKLKSRHELAPEKFVEIMQLMEHRYGAKDFVTSKDCSLLAPGTYYLTEVDSKYRRFYAKKATENGLANGH from the exons ATGGCACCTCCTCAACAGAAGAATGTCGGAATCCTCGCCATGGAAATTTACTTCCCTCCTACTTGCATTCAGCAG GAAGTATTGGAAGCTCATGATGGAGCAAGCAAAGGGAAATACACAATTGGTCTTGGACAAGATTGTATGGGCTTTTGCACTGAGGTTGAAGATGTTATATCAATGAG TTTGACAGCTGTTAATTCCCTTCTGGAGAAGTATGCTGTTGATCCAAAGCAAGTTGGTAGACTGGAAGTTGGAAGTGAGACTGTTATCGATAAAAGCAAATCCATCAAGACGTTCCTGATGCAAATATTTGAG AAATGTGGGAATAGTGACATTGAAGGAGTTGACTCAACTAATGCATGCTACGGTGGAACTGCTGCATTGTTCAACTGTGTGAATTGGGTGGAGAGCTCTTCATGGGATGGACGTTATGGACTTGTTGTATGCACAGATAGTGCG GTCTATGCTGAAGGACCTGCTAGGCCAACTGGAGGAGCTGCTGCCGTTGCTATGCTAATTGGGCCTGATGCCCCTATTGTTTTTGAAAGCAAGATCAGGGCTAGCCATATGGCTCATGTCTATGATTTTTACAAACCTATCCTAGACAGTGAATATCCA GTGGTTGATGGCAAGCTTTCACAAACTTGTTATCTCATGGCACTTGATGCTTGCTACAAGAGCGTATGCAACAA ATATGAGAAATTGGAAAGCAAGCAGTTTTCGATTGCTGATGCAGCCTACTTTGTGTTCCATTCACCGTACAACAAG CTTGTACAAAAGAGCTTTGCTCGGCTGTTGTTCAATGATTTTTTGAGGAATGCTTG CTCTATCGATGAATCTGCCAAAGAAAAGCTTGCACCATTTTTGTCCCTAAGCGGTGATGAAAGCTACCAAAGCCGTGATCTTGAGAAG ACATCCCAGCAAGTTGCAAAACCATTTTACGATGAGAAGGTGCAGCCTACCACATTAATACCAAAACAAGTTGGCAACATGTACACTGCTTCTCTGTATGCTGCTTTTGCATCACTCCTTCACAATAAGCACAACACATTG GCTGGACAGCGGGTAATGTTGTTCTCCTATGGTAGTGGATCAACTGCAACAATGTTCTCACTCAAGCTTAATGAAGGTCAACATCCTTTTAGCTTGTCAAACATTGCAAGCGCGATGAATGTTGCAGAGAAGTTGAAATCAAGACACGAG TTGGCTCCTGAAAAATTCGTCGAAATAATGCAACTAATGGAGCATAGATATGGGGCCAAGGACTTTGTCACAAGCAAAGATTGTAGCCTTCTAGCTCCAGGAACTTACTACCTCACAGAGGTTGATTCCAAGTACAGAAGATTCTATGCCAAGAAAGCTACTGAGAATGGACTGGCAAATGGTCACTGA